In Clostridium sp. DL-VIII, the following proteins share a genomic window:
- a CDS encoding HIT family protein encodes MSFDSNCFYCSKNSDLDALMIKICDLEVSTVYLFKEQTYKGRCNVVFKEHKSEITDLTEDEAALFINDARKVAKAIHKAFKPDKVNYGAFADTMKHLHLHIVPKYEGGPSWGKTFEMNPQKVLLSDEEYQKLINKIKDNL; translated from the coding sequence ATGAGCTTTGATTCAAATTGTTTTTACTGTTCAAAAAACAGTGATCTTGATGCACTAATGATAAAAATTTGTGATTTAGAAGTATCAACAGTATACTTATTCAAGGAACAAACTTATAAAGGAAGATGTAATGTAGTTTTTAAAGAACATAAAAGTGAAATTACAGACTTAACTGAAGATGAAGCAGCATTGTTCATAAATGATGCACGTAAGGTTGCAAAAGCGATTCATAAAGCTTTTAAGCCGGATAAAGTTAATTATGGAGCTTTTGCTGATACAATGAAACATCTACATCTTCATATAGTACCAAAATATGAAGGTGGTCCATCTTGGGGGAAAACTTTTGAGATGAATCCACAAAAAGTACTGTTAAGTGATGAGGAATATCAAAAATTAATTAATAAAATAAAAGATAACCTATAG
- a CDS encoding tagaturonate reductase, giving the protein MRLNREIYKNFKTYPEKVLQFGEGNFLRAFVDWQIDKMNDEAGFNGSVVVVQPREHGKIHKLIEQDCLYTVYLQGIQNGKALKKHKVVNSISRGINPYKDYDEYLKVGENPELKFVVSNTTEAGIAFDETDKLEGGCQKSFPGKLAAFLYHRFKVFDGDNCKGLIIIPCELIDRNGEKLKEIVLKYAEIWNLEKEFVNWINNSNTFCCSLVDRIVPGYPMDTIDEITKELGYEDKLVDVGEMYHSWIIEGPQFLKDELPFEKAGLNIKLVNDMTPYRKSKVRILNGPHTAMVPVSYLYGLDTVGESVDHEIIGKYIKGLIYEEIVETLDLPHDELVEFADAIIERFQNPYVKHYLMSISLNSMSKFKTRNLPSLTEYLDRKERLPKKLVFSLAALIAFYKGKREEEDIELSDDEEVLELYKNLWTNYDGTSEGIRNITTSILGYEKNWGSDLNQIYGLNDEVTKYLEAIEKLGIKEAIKMAL; this is encoded by the coding sequence ATGAGGTTAAACAGGGAAATATATAAAAATTTCAAAACTTATCCTGAAAAAGTATTGCAATTTGGGGAGGGGAATTTTTTAAGAGCTTTTGTGGACTGGCAGATAGATAAGATGAATGATGAAGCTGGTTTTAATGGAAGTGTAGTAGTAGTTCAGCCAAGAGAACATGGGAAGATTCATAAGTTAATTGAACAAGATTGCTTATATACTGTATACCTTCAAGGTATTCAAAATGGGAAAGCTTTAAAAAAGCATAAAGTAGTAAATTCCATAAGTAGAGGAATTAATCCTTATAAGGATTATGATGAATACCTAAAAGTTGGTGAGAATCCAGAACTGAAATTTGTAGTATCAAATACTACTGAAGCAGGAATTGCCTTTGATGAAACCGATAAACTTGAAGGCGGATGTCAAAAAAGCTTTCCAGGTAAATTAGCAGCATTTTTATATCATAGATTTAAAGTATTTGATGGTGACAACTGTAAAGGTTTAATAATAATACCATGTGAACTAATAGATAGAAATGGTGAAAAGCTTAAAGAAATAGTATTGAAATACGCTGAAATTTGGAATTTAGAAAAAGAATTTGTTAATTGGATTAATAATTCAAATACATTTTGTTGCAGTCTAGTGGATAGAATAGTACCAGGATATCCAATGGATACAATAGATGAGATAACAAAAGAATTAGGATATGAAGACAAATTAGTTGATGTTGGTGAAATGTATCATTCGTGGATAATTGAAGGACCGCAATTTTTAAAGGATGAACTACCTTTTGAGAAAGCTGGGCTTAATATAAAACTAGTAAATGATATGACACCATATAGAAAAAGTAAAGTAAGAATACTAAATGGTCCTCATACAGCAATGGTACCTGTATCATATCTTTATGGCTTAGATACAGTAGGAGAATCAGTGGATCATGAAATAATAGGAAAATATATAAAAGGTTTAATTTATGAAGAAATAGTAGAAACATTAGATTTGCCGCATGATGAATTAGTAGAGTTTGCGGACGCAATAATTGAAAGATTTCAAAATCCATATGTAAAACATTATTTAATGAGTATATCATTAAATTCAATGTCAAAATTTAAAACTAGAAATTTACCAAGCTTAACTGAATATTTAGATAGAAAAGAGAGGCTTCCTAAAAAATTAGTATTTTCTCTTGCTGCACTAATTGCATTTTATAAGGGAAAAAGAGAAGAAGAAGATATTGAACTTTCAGATGATGAAGAAGTATTAGAATTATATAAAAATTTATGGACTAATTATGATGGAACAAGTGAAGGAATAAGAAATATTACCACTTCAATCTTGGGATACGAAAAGAATTGGGGAAGTGATTTAAACCAGATATATGGTTTAAATGATGAAGTGACTAAATACTTAGAGGCTATTGAAAAATTAGGAATTAAAGAAGCTATTAAAATGGCTCTTTAA
- the uxaC gene encoding glucuronate isomerase: MKKFMDENFLLSNGAAEKLYHDYSEKMPIIDYHCHINPKEILDNKKFENITQVWLYGDHYKWRQMRTFGIDEKYITGDGSDYEKFLAWAKTISYAIGNPLYHWTHLELKRFFGIDEVLNEKTAPDIWEKVNKMLNGDGFRVRDLIKKSNVKMLCTTDDPIDSLEYHLAIKEDKSFDVKVLPAFRPDKALGINKETFKEWFNKLEEVVGTKITNFDEYLAALKKRVEFFHEVGCRVSDNALDFVPVGNASIEEVREIFANVLKNGQVPFEDENKLRAYVLKFFGKLYHDLGWTMQLHMNCVRDNNSTMFKKLGPDTGFDALNDTEVAIPLSRLLDSLNVEKALPKTIIYSLNPNDNSTIGTLIGCFQGDGIKGKMQFGSAWWFNDHKIGMEDQLRTLANLGMLSTFVGMLTDSRSFLSYTRHEYFRRILCNVIGQWVENGELPDDIEHLGQIVADISYNNAEKYFNM, from the coding sequence ATGAAAAAATTTATGGATGAGAATTTTTTATTAAGTAATGGCGCTGCAGAAAAGCTATATCATGATTATTCAGAAAAGATGCCAATCATTGATTATCACTGCCATATCAATCCAAAAGAAATTTTAGATAATAAAAAATTTGAAAATATAACTCAAGTATGGCTTTATGGTGATCATTATAAATGGAGACAAATGAGAACCTTTGGAATAGATGAAAAGTACATTACAGGAGATGGAAGCGATTACGAAAAGTTCTTAGCTTGGGCGAAAACAATCTCATACGCAATCGGAAATCCACTTTATCATTGGACACACTTAGAACTTAAAAGATTCTTTGGTATAGATGAAGTTTTAAATGAAAAAACTGCACCAGATATCTGGGAAAAGGTAAATAAGATGTTAAATGGGGATGGATTCAGAGTAAGAGATCTTATTAAAAAGTCAAATGTTAAAATGCTTTGTACAACAGATGATCCAATAGATTCATTAGAATATCATTTGGCAATTAAGGAAGATAAGAGCTTTGACGTGAAAGTATTACCAGCATTTAGACCTGATAAGGCATTAGGAATCAATAAAGAAACATTTAAAGAGTGGTTTAATAAATTAGAAGAAGTTGTAGGAACAAAAATTACAAACTTTGATGAATATTTAGCAGCTTTAAAGAAGAGAGTAGAATTCTTCCATGAAGTTGGATGCAGAGTTTCTGATAATGCATTAGATTTTGTTCCAGTAGGAAATGCTTCAATAGAAGAAGTAAGAGAAATATTTGCAAATGTATTAAAAAATGGTCAAGTGCCTTTTGAGGATGAAAATAAACTTAGAGCATATGTATTAAAATTCTTCGGAAAATTATATCATGATTTGGGATGGACAATGCAATTGCATATGAACTGTGTTAGAGACAATAACTCAACAATGTTCAAAAAACTTGGACCTGATACAGGATTTGACGCACTAAATGATACAGAGGTTGCAATTCCATTATCAAGATTATTAGATTCATTAAATGTTGAAAAAGCATTACCAAAGACAATAATATATAGTTTAAATCCAAATGATAATTCAACTATAGGAACATTAATAGGATGTTTCCAAGGAGATGGAATTAAAGGTAAAATGCAATTTGGATCAGCATGGTGGTTCAACGATCATAAAATAGGTATGGAAGATCAACTTAGAACTTTAGCTAACTTAGGAATGTTAAGTACATTTGTTGGAATGTTAACAGATTCAAGAAGTTTCTTATCATATACAAGACATGAATACTTCAGAAGAATCCTTTGTAATGTAATCGGACAATGGGTTGAAAATGGAGAATTACCAGATGATATTGAACATTTAGGACAAATTGTAGCAGACATAAGTTACAATAATGCTGAAAAATACTTTAATATGTAG
- a CDS encoding glycoside-pentoside-hexuronide (GPH):cation symporter gives MEQLKKNAEVRNTDAGNVKLSLREKISYGFGDFGNGFMFDLGQSYLTKFFVDTCGISAGAVAGIFSITKIFDAFMDPLAGSIIDGRKAGKSGKFRPVMMISSIILAILTVVTFTMAEIPMSAKIIYGYATYMAWGLVYSFTNVPYGSLASVMTRDIDERSQLATFRQAGSLGAQLIVGVAFVPILMMFPNKKIGYPVAAAIMAVIGVVSFFICFSNTKEHVVVNREGKSEKATAKDYFKVVFTNRPLLCLIIMQLFTISAMNTNNQMMIFFAQYNLGDITLQPKVNGIMIGCSVIGIFSIPFLVSKFGKKKTAMIGFVIGIIANGLNFIIPTNPTTFTILVTIGYVGLAIPNGVTWAFVTDAIDYGHWHTGIRKEGVTYAAFNFSRKIAQSIAALVSAGVLGMTGYVANAEQSAETLLGIKGAMTLYPAVALVIAAIVVGLLHNLPDDKYRRVAQDLQEGKWENGILE, from the coding sequence ATGGAACAATTGAAAAAAAATGCTGAAGTACGGAATACGGATGCAGGTAATGTTAAACTAAGTTTAAGAGAAAAAATATCTTATGGATTTGGTGATTTTGGTAATGGCTTTATGTTCGATTTAGGCCAATCATATCTTACAAAATTTTTTGTTGATACATGTGGAATAAGTGCGGGAGCAGTTGCTGGAATATTCTCGATTACAAAAATATTCGATGCATTCATGGATCCTCTAGCTGGTTCAATAATAGATGGTAGAAAAGCTGGTAAAAGCGGTAAGTTTAGACCAGTAATGATGATTTCTAGTATAATTCTAGCTATACTTACAGTTGTTACTTTTACAATGGCGGAGATTCCGATGTCAGCTAAAATTATATATGGATATGCAACATATATGGCATGGGGACTTGTATATTCATTCACTAACGTTCCTTATGGATCATTAGCATCAGTAATGACAAGAGATATAGATGAAAGAAGCCAATTAGCTACATTTAGGCAAGCAGGATCATTAGGAGCACAATTGATTGTTGGTGTGGCATTTGTACCAATACTTATGATGTTTCCTAATAAAAAAATCGGTTATCCAGTTGCAGCTGCAATAATGGCAGTTATTGGAGTTGTATCATTTTTCATTTGCTTCAGTAATACTAAAGAACATGTTGTAGTTAATAGAGAAGGAAAATCGGAAAAAGCTACTGCTAAAGATTATTTCAAAGTTGTATTTACCAATAGACCACTTTTATGTTTAATCATAATGCAATTATTCACAATTTCAGCAATGAATACAAATAATCAAATGATGATTTTCTTTGCTCAGTATAACTTAGGTGATATTACTCTTCAACCAAAAGTTAATGGTATAATGATTGGATGTTCAGTAATTGGTATATTCTCTATTCCATTTTTAGTAAGTAAATTTGGTAAAAAGAAAACAGCTATGATAGGTTTCGTAATTGGAATTATAGCTAATGGATTAAACTTTATAATACCAACAAATCCTACAACATTTACAATACTTGTTACAATTGGATATGTAGGATTAGCAATTCCAAATGGAGTTACTTGGGCGTTCGTAACAGATGCTATCGATTATGGTCATTGGCATACTGGAATAAGAAAAGAAGGGGTAACATATGCTGCCTTTAATTTCTCAAGAAAAATTGCTCAATCTATAGCTGCACTAGTAAGTGCTGGTGTGTTAGGAATGACAGGATATGTTGCAAATGCTGAGCAAAGTGCAGAAACATTACTTGGAATCAAGGGTGCAATGACATTATATCCAGCAGTTGCATTAGTTATAGCTGCTATTGTAGTTGGCTTATTACACAACTTGCCAGATGATAAATATAGAAGAGTAGCACAAGATTTACAAGAAGGCAAATGGGAAAATGGTATTCTTGAATAG
- a CDS encoding HIT family protein, translating to MSFDQSCFYCSKNQDLDNLMIKICDLEVSTVYLFKEQTYRGRCNVVFKEHKSEITDLTEEEAALFINDARKVAKAIHKAFNPDKVNYGAFADTMKHLHLHIVPKYEGGPSWGKTFEMNPQKVMLTDAEYSDLIAKIKNNL from the coding sequence ATGAGTTTTGATCAGAGTTGTTTTTATTGTTCTAAAAATCAAGATCTTGACAATTTAATGATTAAGATTTGTGATTTAGAGGTATCGACAGTATACTTATTCAAAGAACAAACGTATAGAGGAAGATGTAATGTAGTTTTTAAAGAACATAAAAGTGAAATTACAGATTTAACTGAAGAAGAGGCAGCGTTATTCATAAATGATGCACGAAAGGTTGCAAAAGCAATTCATAAGGCTTTTAATCCGGACAAGGTTAATTATGGAGCATTTGCAGATACTATGAAGCATTTGCATCTTCATATAGTACCTAAATATGAAGGTGGCCCATCCTGGGGAAAAACTTTTGAGATGAATCCACAGAAAGTTATGTTAACTGATGCGGAATATAGCGATTTAATAGCTAAGATAAAAAATAATTTATAA